The Planctomycetia bacterium DNA window AACTCCGCCTGCGCGCCGAAGCCCGAGGACCCACCGCCAACCGGTAAACGCCCCGACGGTCAGCCCCGACAGACGATGCGCTTCCGTTAACGGTTACACAATAGCGACTATGACGGCGACTAACGATAAGTCCGTAGCGGAGCGTACGGTGCTACTTTCCGGCCCTTACTTGGCAATTTTGACGTGGGTGATGGCTTCTAGGCAACCGGGCACGCTCAATCTTAAGAGGCAATTTGCCGTGGTGGGCACCCAAGGATTCGAGAGCGAACGACGTCTCGAAGTGCTGTTCGTTTCCGAGGCGCATCGTGCCGACGTTTGATCCCGAGTTCGCTCTCGATTTGTCAGTACGGCTGTCCGCCATAGGCGTGGTGATCTCTGGACTAGAGATGTTGCAGATTTCGCCACATTTCACGGCCAACGGCGTCTTCAGTCTGGAGTCGTCCGCCGCATTCGGGCGCAGCCGCCGCTGGTCGCGATGGGCGGACTGCCTTCTTCGCCCAGCCTTGCTCTTGCAAACTCTCAGTGCCCTGGCGCTGGTATTCCTCGGACCCCTGTCAATTGCCGGACGATTGTCGCTCCTTATGTGCCTCTCGGCCACGATACTGGTACGCTACCGTCGTTTGTTGGGAGGCGATGGAGCTGAGCAGATGGCGACGATTATCATGGTGGCCGCCGCGTTAGCGGTCTTTCCTTGGCACGAGGACTCGCGGATTGTCGCGAGTGTCACGTTCATTTCTGCACAACTGTGCCTTTCGTATTTTGCTGCCGGAGTTGCGAAATTTGTGTCACCGATCTGGCGGCGTGGTGAGGCACTTCGACTCATACTCTCGACCGAAACGCACGGAAACCCTTGGGCAACACGACTGTTGGAAGAGCATCAAACTGTAGCCTGGGGCGGGTGTTGGGCCGTCATTCTGTTTGAAACGCTGTTTCCGCTCGCCATCTTCGGGCCACAGGAAGTGCTGACGATTGCACTGGCGATCGGATTCTTGTTTCATCTTGGTTGTGCCACAATGATGGGCCTCAACAGCTTTCTTTGGAGCTTTCCCGCTGCGTACCCTTGCTTGATCGCTACCGTAACATACTGGCGATAGGACTGTTGCGTAGCTTCGGCATCGGAGCGTTGATGTCCGCAAATCGAAAACGCTGCTTTTTCGCAAAGGGGCGACGATGACTGAGATCACGACCCTTTTCTGGGACGTGGGCGGCGTGCTGCTTTCGAACGGCTGGGACCGTGCCTTGCGCCGCCAGGCGGCTGACCGGTTTGGGCTCGACTGGGACGACTTTCAGGAACGTCACGACCTGGTTGCCTACGACTTCGAAGTCGGGCGCATCACCTTGGACAATTATCTCTAGTGCACAGTGTTCCACCGAGAGCGGTCTTTCGATTCCACGAAGTTTAAGGAGTACATGTTCGACAGCTCGGTTCCTCTCGCAGGCAGCCTGGATGTCTTAAGCCGCCTGGCCCTGGAGAGGAGATACTTGATGGCCACGCTCAACAACGAGTCCTTCGAGCTGAACGCGCACCGCATTGAGCGATTCAAGTTGCGCGACTATTTCACGTTCTTTATCAGCTCCTGCTTCGTCGGACGTCGCAAGCCGGAACCTGAAATCTACCAGCTGGCGCTTCATCTAAGCCAGCGAGCCGCGACGGAGTGCTTGTTCATCGACGACCGTGCGCTCAACGTGGAGCGGGCGCGCCAGGTTGGCTTGCGAGCGATTCAATTCAAGTCACCAGAACAGCTCATCACCGATTTAATTGCGTGCGGGGTCACTTGGAGCTCGCAAGTCCTGAGTTCTCGGGGACATAGCGTTGCCACTTCATGACCAGTCGTCGCGGCTTGTGATGACCGCTAACTGCCCAGTCGTCGAGGAAAAGGCCGTCGTCACGACTTCGGCTTTTCGTGCAACCCGGCGGTCTAGTAGATGGAAAAGCGCGTCTTCAAGCGGGCGGAACCGGTGGGAAGCAGCTCTGCGAATGCGGGGTTCTCAGGCACCGTGTGCCTGCGTTAATCGCCGATGTTATTCCTGAGTCGACGGCGCGCTCGCGCATCTGTTAACCGCCAGTTCTGTTTTCCCAACGGCGAGAAAGAGTACTCGCCGCTTAAGAGCCGTTGCGGCTACTTATATTAAGCCCGAGCGGCTCGATTCGTTGGCGGTTCCGATCGCTTTGGACCGGCCGAACCGTACTCTAACCCCGCATTCTCTTGCCGTTCAGCGACTTATCTCTTGCGCTCTCGCGTGCATTGTTTCGAAGAGGGTTCTGCCCGGGGAAGACGAAGGCCATCACCAACTCATCTCATCCCCAGTGTCGGCAAGCTACTTTGTCAGTTTCGCGTCCACGATTCTCCAACCGTCAGCGGTGTGCTCCATCGTGAATTCGACTGGCATTACCTGTTCCGCCTTGCCGTCATAGACGACCATGTCGGCGGTGACTAGCTTGCGAACGTTCTTGAATTGCACCAAGAGTCCCCTCACATTGTCTTGCTCGTTGCGTTGCACCACATTGTCGCGCAATGCCGCGAGTGGCGGCGGCAACTTGCCATTGTCTTTCCGGCGCAATTCCTCGCCTAAGAGGTCGTCCACCGCTTCCAGATTTGCGTCGCCCACAGCGCCTTCCAAGTCTGCCAGTGTTTGCATGAGCGGATCTTCCACATTCAACACCGTGAGCGCCTTGCCAGCGATCATCGATGCCGCCAGACGGCGAACCGTCTCTTCTGGCAATTCTTCCAATTGCTCCAGGACGTGCGGTGTATGGACACCGCCGAGTTGCAGCGTGCGACCGAAGCCATACAGCGTATGCACCAGGACGAACTTGTCGCCTTGGCGCTCGAATTGATGACAATGCGAAAACCACTTATCGCCCCAGTTATAATCCGACGCCTGCATCAGCAGCGACAATCGCTGGCCGTCGAACCAACCTCCGACAGCGCGATGATATTGAAACTGGTTGTCGCCAAAGCCCTCATAACCGCCGATCACCGCGCCTTGCGACACAAACACCTTGTAATAGAGCTGGCCTCCTTCCTGCCGAACCATTAAGGCCCCGGTGAATGGCTTGAAGTCCGGCTGGCCAGGTGGCCGTTTCCGTTGCTGGGCGGCCACAGCGACCAAGGTTGTCAAGCTAATCGCGGCTGCCAGCGCGGCAAGTTTTGCGGATGGAAACGTCATTGGTCTTCGCCTTTGCCCAGTGGGCGTCCTGGAGTCTGGGGATCTCGCGCGTTGCGTGTTGGCAAGACGCGAATGTAGCCAATATGTCGCCAATGGGGCACACGTTGGCGGAAACGCTAAACAGTCGTGGAGAAATGCCCATCCAGCCAAGGACGGTATCCGCAGTTATTCCGTGTTTGAACAACTAGCGACGCTTCCGCTGACGGATGGCACCGGCTGTGCCGATCAGGCCGATGGTGGCGAGGGCGTAGGTGCTGGGCTCGGGGACGGAATTGGCGCTGCCAACACCAAAGTTGTTACGCACGTTGTTGAGGTCGCTGATGTCAATAGTGCCGTTAGCGTCGGTATCTCCAAGGCCAGTTCCGCCGAAGTTGTTGCGGACATTGTTGAGATCTTCGATGTTGACTGCCCCATCGCCATTCGTGTCGCCAATGACTCCGTCGGTTACGACAGACAATGTGACGTCGTTCACACCATAGTTGATTTCCCATTTGTGCCCACCGGGCAGTGCGGGCAGATCGTCAGGCGTTGTCTCAAACATGCCTGTAACGCCACCACTGGCCGCGAGAATGGAAAAGATGTCCCCAACTTCGGGCTGAAAGCCATCGATAAGCTGGACTGCAATGACACCTCCGAGAGTGGCGATGCCAGCGCTCGTCAAGCGGGAGAAATCTCCTGAGTCTGTTCCGCCGATCTCGAAGCCGAGCATGGCGTCGCTGTGAAGTTGAATCGCATCCACGGCATTCAACACCGAACCAGCTAGTAAGTTGAGAGTTGACCCTACTGAATCGATCCCATCGCCCACCGTCAATGAGTGGATCGTCACTTCGGAGGCAGGGCCGGCAATCACTAAAGATTCAACCGAGTTAATCGTCACATTGTGGGGTGCGCCCGGTGGCAGGCTCAAGGTCCAGTTCGAGGCCGCGTCCCATGAACCGCTCAGGCTTGAGCGCCAGCGGATCTCCGGTGTGAATAGGAAAATCCCTTGACTCCCGTTCGCTCGTACCGCGCGGAACGCAACCTGGCCAAAATCGTTGAAGCTCTTTCGCTGACCCAGGTCGCCGGCATAGCCGCCGGTCGTTTCCACGAACGTGATCGCCGCGCCTTCCAGCATATCTCCCTCGCGGGCTACCTTGACCGTCTCGGTTCCATCCGTCACATAGATCGCATTATCATCGCTCACTCCGCCGCTGGTGCCGCGCAAGAAGGCCTTGAATGCAACCTGGCCGGAAGCATTCAGCTGCAGTCGGCCAAAGGAATCGTAGCGACCGTTTCCTTCGGGCACGTTATCGTTTTCGCGAAGGTACTTGAGGAGTCCGTTTTCATTGTGCAGATAGATCCCGCTGTCGCTATTTGACCCGCCGGAGTTGTTTCGCAAGTACCCGGTAAACGCGACCTGACCAGCGTCGTTCACGACGGGAAAGTCAAAACCGGCAAACTTCCCCTCGCCTTCAGGCACATTCTCGTGTTCGCGAGCAAGTTTCTCAATCACAGTGCCGTTGTGCAGATAAATACCATCGTTGTCGATGGTCCCGCCGCTCGTATTTCGCAGCGACGCCGCGAACGCCACTTGGCCAGCAGAGTTCACCATCGCCGTAGCGGGAAAGCCGGCAAACAATCCATTGCCCTCAGGAGCAGCCGTGTTCTCGCGAACAAGGTTCACCAGTTCTGCGCCGTTATGAAGGTAAATTCCTTCGTCGTCCATGCTACCGCCGCTGGTTTGACGCAACGAAGCCTGGAACGCTACTTGGTCAGCGTCGTTGTAGCCCTGTTTGAAATCGAAGAAATCGGAGAACAGGCCGTTGCCTTCGGGTACGGCTTCATTTTCCCGGGCCAGCTTAATGAGGCCGCTGCCATCGTGAAGGTAGACGCCAAGATCATTATTCGCGCCGCCACTGGTGCTTACCAAGCTAGCCTTGATTCTCACATGACCGACGGAGTTGACCGTAGTGTTAAGCGACTGACTGAATGCGCCATCGCCGTCGGGAAGCAAATCTCCGCGGCGGGCGAGGTTGATCAGCACGTTACCGTCATCGAGGTAAGTGCCGACATTGGTGTCGAACGGCGTGTCGCGCAATGACGAATCGAAGGCAACCTGTCCGCCGGGACTCAAGCTGGGAATGTCGCTCAGCACGTTAAAACGAC harbors:
- a CDS encoding HAD-IA family hydrolase codes for the protein MFHRERSFDSTKFKEYMFDSSVPLAGSLDVLSRLALERRYLMATLNNESFELNAHRIERFKLRDYFTFFISSCFVGRRKPEPEIYQLALHLSQRAATECLFIDDRALNVERARQVGLRAIQFKSPEQLITDLIACGVTWSSQVLSSRGHSVATS
- a CDS encoding PEP-CTERM sorting domain-containing protein, which produces MLARSVLRVVAMICLSYWSGPATASIKTIALTTDSTPEANGQFGAFSVTNATAPVLNNAGDVVFWAGLFNTSGAGNDDTGIYLFDGMTIRNVVREHGSVPEGSGRFNVLSDIPSLSPGGQVAFDSSLRDTPFDTNVGTYLDDGNVLINLARRGDLLPDGDGAFSQSLNTTVNSVGHVRIKASLVSTSGGANNDLGVYLHDGSGLIKLARENEAVPEGNGLFSDFFDFKQGYNDADQVAFQASLRQTSGGSMDDEGIYLHNGAELVNLVRENTAAPEGNGLFAGFPATAMVNSAGQVAFAASLRNTSGGTIDNDGIYLHNGTVIEKLAREHENVPEGEGKFAGFDFPVVNDAGQVAFTGYLRNNSGGSNSDSGIYLHNENGLLKYLRENDNVPEGNGRYDSFGRLQLNASGQVAFKAFLRGTSGGVSDDNAIYVTDGTETVKVAREGDMLEGAAITFVETTGGYAGDLGQRKSFNDFGQVAFRAVRANGSQGIFLFTPEIRWRSSLSGSWDAASNWTLSLPPGAPHNVTINSVESLVIAGPASEVTIHSLTVGDGIDSVGSTLNLLAGSVLNAVDAIQLHSDAMLGFEIGGTDSGDFSRLTSAGIATLGGVIAVQLIDGFQPEVGDIFSILAASGGVTGMFETTPDDLPALPGGHKWEINYGVNDVTLSVVTDGVIGDTNGDGAVNIEDLNNVRNNFGGTGLGDTDANGTIDISDLNNVRNNFGVGSANSVPEPSTYALATIGLIGTAGAIRQRKRR